In a single window of the Salvelinus alpinus chromosome 15, SLU_Salpinus.1, whole genome shotgun sequence genome:
- the LOC139539436 gene encoding putative nuclease HARBI1 isoform X4 — translation MSSSPSLATEDSVTSKRSSIGLQMVCNADCVISNVVAKWPGSVHDSRIFRASEIYQCLSQGEFSGVLLGDRGYGCQPFLLTPFTDPQEAQQAYNHAHARTRARVEMTFGLLKARFHCLHKLRVSPVRACDITVACAVLHNVACLRKERAPRVPPAMDWDNPAIFPDDDREDMLRDQYVLNYFS, via the exons atgtcttcatctccttccctggccacagaagactctgtgacatcaaagaggagttctataggattgcag atggtctgcaatgctgactgtgtgatcagcaatgttgtggcaaaatggcctggctcagtccatgactccagaatctttcgggcctctgaaatctatcagtgcctatcacaag gtgaattctctggtgtgttgctgggagacagggggtatggctgccagccttttctcctgacacctttcacagacccccaggaagcacagcaggcctacaaccatgcccatgccaggaccagggccagagttgaaatgacctttggcctcctgaaggcacgctttcactgccttcacaaattaagggtcagccctgttagggcatgtgatattactgtggcttgtgctgtcctccacaatgtggcctgcctgaggaaggagagggcccccagagtgccaccagccatggactgggacaatccggcaatcttccctgatgacgacagggAAGAtatgctgagggaccaatatgtgttgaattattttagttag
- the LOC139539436 gene encoding putative nuclease HARBI1 isoform X1, with translation MKGQNCVFLSALTMACPFVRDVVDEEALVLRRAFRRERVFRDRLDPLAFPDDHLYERYRFSADGIRYLCRLLGPRIKHRTARSHALSVEQMVCVALRFFASGAFLYSVGDAEQLNKATICRTIRSVCLAIKALADVFISFPGHRRLCDIKEEFYRIAGFPNVIGAVDCTHIRIKAPSGAHEADFVNRKSFHSINVQMVCNADCVISNVVAKWPGSVHDSRIFRASEIYQCLSQGEFSGVLLGDRGYGCQPFLLTPFTDPQEAQQAYNHAHARTRARVEMTFGLLKARFHCLHKLRVSPVRACDITVACAVLHNVACLRKERAPRVPPAMDWDNPAIFPDDDREDMLRDQYVLNYFS, from the exons atgaagggccaaaattgtgtgttcctttctgctctgacaatggcatgcccattcgtgcgagatgtggtggatgaagaagcacttgtgctgaggagagccttcaggcgagaaagggtcttcagggaccggttggacccactggccttccctgatgaccatctatatgaaagatacaggttttctgcagatggcatcaggtatctatgcagactactgggtcccaggattaagcaccgcactgcacggagccatgcactgagtgtggagcaaatggtttgtgtggccttgcgcttttttgctagtggagccttcctgtactcagtgggggatgcagaacagctgaacaaggccacaatttgccgcacaataaggagtgtgtgtctggctatcaaagcattagcagatgtcttcatctccttccctggccacagaagactctgtgacatcaaagaggagttctataggattgcag gtttccccaatgtcattggtgcagtggactgcacacacataaggataaaagccccctcaggtgcccatgaggccgattttgtgaataggaaatcctttcacagcattaatgttcag atggtctgcaatgctgactgtgtgatcagcaatgttgtggcaaaatggcctggctcagtccatgactccagaatctttcgggcctctgaaatctatcagtgcctatcacaag gtgaattctctggtgtgttgctgggagacagggggtatggctgccagccttttctcctgacacctttcacagacccccaggaagcacagcaggcctacaaccatgcccatgccaggaccagggccagagttgaaatgacctttggcctcctgaaggcacgctttcactgccttcacaaattaagggtcagccctgttagggcatgtgatattactgtggcttgtgctgtcctccacaatgtggcctgcctgaggaaggagagggcccccagagtgccaccagccatggactgggacaatccggcaatcttccctgatgacgacagggAAGAtatgctgagggaccaatatgtgttgaattattttagttag
- the LOC139539436 gene encoding uncharacterized protein isoform X3, which produces MNGPKRTWQQVKIKYKNILQNAVKKNTHRQGTGGGSPKADLTPAEDMALELNKGRPVLEGIPGGKETSIGSSQDATRFIQVSGSTVFLLEPPAQAPDDADPGEGPSAAATAHDGDDDEEETISLDSRRHEDPDAIQWENQPGNISSQAIRKLYGNHLRRQIELADIDIQYKKKKMENLALESEIKKRTIRKLDLEIKKLERELQEDDTAQNKN; this is translated from the exons atgaacgggccaaaacggacatggcagcaggtcaaaatcaaatacaagaacattctgcagaatg cagtgaaaaagaatacccacagacaaggcacgggtggtgggtcacctaaggctgaccttaccccagcagaggacatggccttggagctaaataaaggcaggcccgtcttagaggggatccctggggggaaagagacgagcataggttcctcccaagatgccacccgcttcattcaag tgtctggcagcactgtgttcctgttagagccaccagcacaagcaccagacgatgctgatcca ggtgaaggccccagtgcagcagcaacagcacatgatggagatgatgatgaggaggagaccatctctctggattccagaaggcatgag gacccagatgctatacagtgggaaaaccagcctggcaacata agctcacaagctatcagaaagttgtatggcaaccacctccggcgccaaatagaactggcagacatagacattcagtacaagaagaaaaagatggaaaatcttgcactggagtccgaaataaaaaagaggacaattaggaaactggaccttgaaataaaaaaacttgagagggag ctccaagaagatgacacagctcaaaataaaaattag
- the LOC139539436 gene encoding uncharacterized protein isoform X2, whose product MNGPKRTWQQVKIKYKNILQNAVKKNTHRQGTGGGSPKADLTPAEDMALELNKGRPVLEGIPGGKETSIGSSQDATRFIQVSGSTVFLLEPPAQAPDDADPGEGPSAAATAHDGDDDEEETISLDSRRHEDPDAIQWENQPGNISSQAIRKLYGNHLRRQIELADIDIQYKKKKMENLALESEIKKRTIRKLDLEIKKLEREVRYAFNVHCMLTVTQMY is encoded by the exons atgaacgggccaaaacggacatggcagcaggtcaaaatcaaatacaagaacattctgcagaatg cagtgaaaaagaatacccacagacaaggcacgggtggtgggtcacctaaggctgaccttaccccagcagaggacatggccttggagctaaataaaggcaggcccgtcttagaggggatccctggggggaaagagacgagcataggttcctcccaagatgccacccgcttcattcaag tgtctggcagcactgtgttcctgttagagccaccagcacaagcaccagacgatgctgatcca ggtgaaggccccagtgcagcagcaacagcacatgatggagatgatgatgaggaggagaccatctctctggattccagaaggcatgag gacccagatgctatacagtgggaaaaccagcctggcaacata agctcacaagctatcagaaagttgtatggcaaccacctccggcgccaaatagaactggcagacatagacattcagtacaagaagaaaaagatggaaaatcttgcactggagtccgaaataaaaaagaggacaattaggaaactggaccttgaaataaaaaaacttgagagggaggtgagatatgccttcaatgtacactgtatgctaactgtaacacaaatgtattaa